In Tissierellales bacterium, the DNA window CAATAGATAAATTTGATTTAAGTTTTAATGTAAGATTTTCTACTTATGCAGTTCCTATGATTTCGGGGGAGATTAAAAGATTTTTAAGGGATGATGGTATTATAAAGGTTAGCAGATCATTGAAGCAGACAGCAAATAAAGCTAGAGCGGCTAGGGAAAAGTTAACTAAAAAACTAGGAAGAGAACCTTCTTTAGAGGAAATATCTAGTGAAATAGAAATAGATAAAGAAGATATAGTTATGGCATTAGAATCTACCTATCAACCAGGATATTTACATGATATTATATATGAAAATGATGGTTCACCATTATACTTAATAGATAAAATAGGTTCAGATGAAGAAGACGAGGGAGATATTGTAGATAAACTTATGCTTAAAGAAGTCTTAGGAAAATTGAAACCTAGAGATAGACAAATAATAATACTGAGATATTTTAAAGATAAAACTCAAGTTGAAGTTGCTGAAGTTCTTGGAATTTCCCAAGTACAGGTATCAAGAGTTGAAAAGAGAATACTCCATGATATAAGAAATATGTTAGAAAAGGCGTGAAGATCACGTCTTTTTTTGTATTAAAAATTAATCTTATGAGAATAATAAGGTTAGAAATGGAGTGAGAAAATTGAGGAGAACTAAAAAAGAAATTATTATAATATTTGTATTAATAGCTGCTATTTTTTCTCTAGGAGCTTATTTATATAAAGGCTATAGATCAAATAAAGAAGCACCTACGAGAGCAAAATTTGTTAAAAATATTTATTATTCTATTGGATGGGGTGAGTTTAATTAGTCAAGAACAAGGATTTATAAAATTAGAATCTTACTATGCTGCTCCTACTAATAGTAGTGTGTATTTAAAAGATGTAGCAGATGTATTTTCCAATAACAAAACTATTCAGAAATTTTTAGAAAATGTAAAGGTTTTTGATGCAAAAGATGAGGATTGGGACTATGTAACAGCAGTTGATATAGTAAAAAAAATACAAAGCCAAAAAGATAATATTGATGTAACTATGTTGGGAGAACCAGAAGTATTAATTGAAATAAAGG includes these proteins:
- the sigF gene encoding RNA polymerase sporulation sigma factor SigF, which codes for MKNGIVKNKLLSHEETIELIKRAQGGDIDAKDILVSRNIGLVRSVLRGFTNRGYDVEDLFQIGCIGLLKAIDKFDLSFNVRFSTYAVPMISGEIKRFLRDDGIIKVSRSLKQTANKARAAREKLTKKLGREPSLEEISSEIEIDKEDIVMALESTYQPGYLHDIIYENDGSPLYLIDKIGSDEEDEGDIVDKLMLKEVLGKLKPRDRQIIILRYFKDKTQVEVAEVLGISQVQVSRVEKRILHDIRNMLEKA